The Streptomyces sp. NL15-2K genome contains a region encoding:
- a CDS encoding alpha-ketoglutarate-dependent dioxygenase AlkB — MDAELFPRPPTEVAPGAVHVPDWLDADRQRELVEACRVWSRPPAGLRTVRTPGGGTMTARQVCLGRHWYPYAYTRTVVDGDGAPVKPFPQWLGELGRRAVRDALGAEAAPYDIALINFYDGDARMGMHRDSDEKSDAPVVSLSLGDTCVFRFGNTETRTRPYTDVELRSGDLFVFGGPSRLAYHGVPRVHAGTAPPELGLAGRLNITLRVSGL, encoded by the coding sequence ATGGACGCCGAGCTGTTCCCCAGGCCCCCTACGGAGGTCGCGCCGGGCGCGGTGCACGTACCGGACTGGCTGGACGCGGACCGGCAGCGCGAGCTGGTGGAGGCCTGCCGCGTGTGGTCCCGCCCGCCGGCCGGGCTGCGGACGGTCCGCACACCCGGCGGCGGCACGATGACCGCCCGCCAGGTATGTCTGGGCCGGCACTGGTATCCGTACGCCTACACCCGCACGGTCGTCGACGGCGACGGTGCCCCCGTGAAGCCGTTCCCTCAGTGGCTGGGGGAGCTGGGCCGACGTGCGGTGAGGGACGCGCTGGGGGCGGAAGCCGCTCCGTACGACATCGCCCTGATCAACTTCTACGACGGCGACGCCCGCATGGGCATGCACCGCGACAGCGACGAGAAGTCGGACGCGCCGGTGGTGTCCCTGAGCCTCGGCGACACCTGCGTCTTCCGCTTCGGCAACACCGAGACCCGGACCCGCCCCTACACGGACGTCGAACTGCGCAGCGGCGACCTGTTCGTGTTCGGCGGCCCGTCCCGCCTCGCCTACCACGGCGTGCCCCGGGTCCACGCGGGCACCGCACCGCCGGAGTTGGGGCTGGCCGGGCGGCTGAACATCACGCTCAGGGTCAGCGGCCTCTAG
- a CDS encoding TetR/AcrR family transcriptional regulator — MYSVRMSTSERLIESTRELLWERGYVGTSPKAILERAGAGQGSMYHHFKGKPDLALAAIRRTAQELRATAEGVLGGPGTPYERIEAYLRRERDVLRGCPIGRLTMDPDVIADDALRAPVDETLDWIRERLAGIVEEGKEQGQFAPSLDGEEIAAAVLSTVQGGYVLARASGSPAAFDVGVRGLLSLLAAQKSPTS; from the coding sequence ATGTACAGTGTGCGCATGAGCACCTCGGAGCGACTGATCGAGTCCACCCGTGAGCTGCTGTGGGAGCGCGGCTACGTGGGCACCAGCCCCAAGGCCATCCTGGAGCGCGCGGGCGCCGGACAGGGCAGCATGTACCACCACTTCAAGGGGAAGCCGGACCTCGCCCTGGCCGCGATCCGGCGAACGGCGCAGGAGCTGCGGGCTACCGCCGAGGGAGTACTCGGCGGGCCGGGGACGCCGTACGAGCGGATCGAGGCCTATCTGCGCCGTGAGCGGGACGTGCTGCGCGGCTGCCCGATCGGCCGGCTGACGATGGATCCGGACGTCATCGCGGACGACGCGTTGCGCGCGCCCGTCGACGAGACGCTGGACTGGATCCGCGAACGGCTCGCCGGGATCGTCGAGGAGGGCAAGGAGCAGGGCCAGTTCGCGCCCTCGCTGGACGGCGAGGAGATCGCCGCGGCGGTCCTGTCCACCGTCCAGGGCGGCTACGTCCTCGCTCGCGCCTCCGGTTCACCCGCCGCGTTCGACGTGGGCGTCCGGGGGCTGCTCTCGCTGCTCGCCGCGCAGAAGTCCCCTACCTCGTAA
- a CDS encoding class II fructose-bisphosphate aldolase, with amino-acid sequence MPLVTTGELVTRAAAEQSAVPAFNIVTLEHIEAVIAGAESMNTSVVLQVSENAVKFRYGLLLPLARAAVAAAERAAVPVALHLDHVQSDDLLRQAPGAGFSSVMYDASRLPYAENLAATSAAADWAHSQGLWIEAELGEVGGKNGEPPLDAHAPEARTDPAEARAFVAETGVDALAVAIGSAHAMTTRTATLDHDLLKRLAGTLDVPLVLHGSSGVPDAELAAAVAGGITKVNVGTALNIAMTDAIREFLATHPEAVDSRKYLTVGREAMVRAVAGVISVLA; translated from the coding sequence GTGCCCCTCGTCACCACCGGCGAACTCGTCACCCGCGCCGCCGCCGAACAGTCCGCCGTCCCAGCCTTCAACATCGTCACGCTGGAACACATCGAGGCCGTCATCGCCGGCGCCGAGTCCATGAACACGTCCGTCGTCCTCCAAGTCAGCGAGAACGCGGTCAAGTTCCGCTACGGACTACTGCTCCCGCTCGCCCGCGCGGCCGTCGCCGCCGCCGAACGCGCAGCCGTGCCCGTGGCTCTGCATCTGGACCATGTACAGAGCGACGACCTGCTGCGCCAGGCACCCGGCGCCGGATTCAGCTCCGTGATGTACGACGCGTCCCGCCTGCCGTACGCCGAGAACCTCGCCGCGACCTCGGCCGCCGCCGACTGGGCACACTCCCAAGGGCTCTGGATCGAAGCCGAGTTGGGGGAGGTGGGCGGCAAGAACGGCGAGCCGCCGCTGGACGCCCACGCTCCCGAGGCCCGCACCGACCCCGCCGAGGCCCGCGCCTTCGTCGCGGAGACCGGGGTCGACGCCCTCGCCGTCGCCATCGGCAGCGCGCACGCGATGACCACCCGCACCGCCACCCTCGACCACGACCTGCTCAAGCGACTGGCCGGGACGCTGGACGTACCGCTCGTCCTGCACGGCTCCTCGGGGGTGCCGGACGCCGAGCTGGCCGCGGCCGTCGCGGGCGGCATCACCAAGGTGAACGTCGGCACCGCCCTCAACATCGCCATGACAGACGCGATCCGCGAGTTCCTGGCCACCCACCCCGAGGCGGTCGACTCGCGCAAGTACCTGACCGTGGGCCGGGAGGCGATGGTGCGGGCGGTGGCCGGGGTGATCAGCGTACTCGCGTGA
- a CDS encoding SHOCT domain-containing protein, with translation MQTLAHWDGGPGPWILFFPLIWAAVVIGVVTLLRRTVGRGRRGPWRAMADPRPSGDSPIAVLGRRFASGEIDEDEYWRRLSVLDEQFGPAAKGGAA, from the coding sequence ATGCAGACCCTGGCGCACTGGGACGGCGGCCCCGGCCCGTGGATCCTGTTCTTCCCGCTGATCTGGGCGGCCGTCGTGATCGGCGTCGTCACCCTCCTGCGCCGCACCGTCGGGCGCGGCCGACGCGGACCGTGGCGCGCCATGGCCGACCCCCGACCGTCCGGCGACTCGCCGATCGCCGTGCTCGGCCGCCGCTTCGCCTCCGGCGAGATCGACGAGGACGAGTACTGGCGCCGGCTGTCCGTCCTGGACGAGCAGTTCGGCCCCGCGGCCAAGGGCGGTGCGGCATGA
- a CDS encoding DeoR/GlpR family DNA-binding transcription regulator, with protein sequence MSRDARWQALLELLVERGRLDVEEAAAELGVSAATIRRDFDQLAEQQMLVRTRGGAVVHGVSYELPLRYKTARRASEKQRIAKAVADLVAPGEAVGLTGGTTTTEVARALAVRGDLASGSPALTVVTNALNIANELAVRPQFKIVLTGGVARPQSYELVGPLADGVLSQITIDVAVLGVVAFDVTHGAAAHDEAEAAINRLLCERAERVIVAADSSKLGGRAFARICAADAVDTLVTDTAADAETLCRFEEAGLKVVAV encoded by the coding sequence ATGTCTCGCGACGCCCGCTGGCAGGCGCTGCTGGAACTGCTCGTGGAGCGGGGCCGGCTGGACGTCGAGGAGGCGGCCGCCGAACTGGGGGTATCGGCGGCGACGATCCGCCGCGACTTCGACCAGCTGGCCGAGCAGCAGATGCTCGTGCGCACCCGGGGCGGCGCGGTCGTGCACGGCGTGTCGTACGAACTGCCGCTGCGCTACAAGACAGCCCGCCGCGCCTCCGAGAAGCAGCGCATCGCCAAGGCGGTCGCGGACCTCGTCGCGCCCGGCGAGGCGGTGGGCCTGACCGGCGGCACGACCACCACCGAGGTTGCGCGCGCCTTGGCGGTGCGCGGCGACCTGGCGTCGGGCTCCCCCGCGCTGACCGTCGTCACGAACGCGCTGAACATCGCCAACGAGCTGGCGGTACGCCCGCAGTTCAAGATCGTGCTGACCGGCGGGGTGGCGCGCCCGCAGTCGTACGAGCTCGTCGGGCCGCTCGCGGACGGTGTGCTGAGCCAGATCACGATCGACGTGGCGGTGCTCGGCGTCGTCGCCTTCGACGTCACGCACGGCGCCGCCGCCCATGACGAGGCGGAGGCCGCGATCAACCGGCTGCTGTGCGAGCGGGCCGAGCGTGTGATCGTCGCCGCGGACTCCAGCAAGCTGGGCGGGCGGGCCTTCGCCCGGATCTGTGCGGCCGACGCGGTGGACACGCTGGTCACGGACACGGCGGCCGATGCGGAGACGTTGTGCCGGTTCGAGGAGGCGGGACTGAAGGTCGTCGCGGTGTGA
- a CDS encoding phosphotriesterase, translating into MSTVRTVLGDVLPDDLGVCDAHDHLFFGSPQLPGQELHSVCAARAELAAFRALGGGSVVQWTPYGLGRRAADLPPLSRETGVHVVAATGLHQAVHYDDDTLAALRGRLAEVFVAELTEGIGTSGVRAGLIKVAGGFHALDAHARWTMTAAAEAHHATGAPIAVHLELGTGALDVLELLCGELGVPPRRVILGHLNRSPDIETHRRVAETGCHLAFDGPSRAHHATDWRMPDAVRALAEAGHGDRLLLGADTTSAAARSVDGGPGMPYLLHGVRPRLALALGEELVRRILTENPGRAFAVEWQ; encoded by the coding sequence GTGAGCACGGTCCGTACGGTGCTCGGGGACGTACTGCCCGACGACCTCGGGGTGTGCGACGCGCACGACCACCTGTTCTTCGGCAGTCCCCAGTTGCCCGGCCAGGAATTGCACAGCGTCTGCGCGGCCCGCGCCGAGCTGGCCGCGTTCCGTGCGCTGGGCGGCGGCAGCGTGGTGCAGTGGACGCCGTACGGGCTGGGCCGGCGGGCCGCCGATCTGCCGCCGCTGTCCCGGGAGACCGGCGTGCACGTCGTCGCCGCGACCGGACTGCACCAGGCCGTGCACTACGACGACGACACGCTCGCCGCGTTGCGCGGCAGGCTCGCCGAGGTCTTCGTCGCCGAACTGACCGAGGGCATCGGCACGTCGGGGGTCCGCGCGGGCCTGATCAAGGTCGCGGGCGGTTTCCACGCTCTCGACGCGCACGCCCGCTGGACCATGACCGCGGCGGCCGAGGCCCATCACGCCACGGGGGCGCCCATCGCCGTCCACCTGGAGCTGGGCACCGGCGCCCTGGACGTACTGGAGCTGCTGTGCGGCGAGTTGGGCGTGCCGCCGCGCCGGGTGATCCTGGGCCATCTCAACCGCTCCCCCGACATCGAGACACACCGCCGGGTCGCGGAGACGGGCTGCCATCTCGCCTTCGACGGCCCGTCCCGCGCCCACCACGCCACGGATTGGCGCATGCCGGACGCCGTACGGGCGCTCGCCGAGGCGGGACACGGCGACCGTCTGCTGCTCGGCGCCGACACCACGAGCGCGGCGGCCCGCTCGGTGGACGGCGGCCCGGGAATGCCGTACCTGCTCCACGGGGTGCGGCCACGGCTCGCCCTCGCCTTGGGCGAGGAGCTGGTGCGGCGCATCCTGACAGAGAATCCGGGGCGGGCGTTCGCCGTGGAGTGGCAGTGA
- a CDS encoding RpiB/LacA/LacB family sugar-phosphate isomerase: MRISVSSDMDEPVARSLVTQLRDRGHDVVTHGALAPGDDPQWAACSEAAAREVAAGTADQAVVCCWTGTGASIAANKVPGVRAALCADAYTADGARRWNDANVLALSLRLTSEPLLKEILDAWFAAEASEDAEDRENVAHVGRLDVGRSAS; encoded by the coding sequence ATGCGGATCTCCGTTTCCTCCGACATGGACGAACCCGTGGCGCGCTCCCTCGTCACCCAGCTGCGCGACCGCGGCCACGACGTGGTGACCCACGGAGCGCTCGCTCCCGGCGACGACCCCCAGTGGGCCGCCTGCTCGGAGGCGGCCGCCCGAGAGGTCGCCGCGGGGACGGCCGACCAGGCGGTCGTGTGCTGCTGGACCGGCACCGGCGCCTCGATCGCCGCGAACAAGGTGCCGGGCGTGCGGGCGGCCCTGTGCGCGGACGCCTACACCGCGGACGGCGCCCGCCGCTGGAACGACGCCAACGTGCTGGCCCTCAGCCTCCGGCTGACGTCCGAACCACTCCTCAAGGAGATCCTCGACGCCTGGTTCGCCGCCGAGGCCAGCGAGGACGCGGAGGACCGGGAGAACGTGGCTCACGTGGGACGCCTCGACGTCGGTAGGAGTGCTTCCTAG
- a CDS encoding ROK family protein: MSGKADPRAAGEGTTSRTRLDRGRGALGPALELVHTGRAPTRAVLTAELGVTRATAGAVAAELEALGLIRVDARPGAGAGSQGRPSHRLAVAEDGPVVLAAQVHADGFRAALVGLGGRIVATAPGCETVDADPAKVLGSVVEAGADLLRTTGRRCVGAGLAVPSAVAEPDGLALNPLHLAWPVGAPVRRIFAECVRAAQITGPAFAGNDVNLAALAEHRHGAGRGARDLLCVATGHRGVGGALVLDGRLHTGSSGLALEVGHLTVNPEGRPCHCGSRGCLDVEADPLAFLTAAGRAPGPEVSLVQQADDLIRDHYADSAVRTAAETLIDRLGLGLAGLVNILNPDRIILGGLHRTLLDADPDRLRAVVADRSLWGQSGGVPILACTLDHNSLVGAAELAWQPVLDDPLGALVA, encoded by the coding sequence ATGAGCGGGAAGGCGGACCCCCGGGCGGCGGGGGAAGGGACCACCTCGAGGACACGGCTGGACCGGGGGCGCGGTGCGCTCGGGCCCGCCTTGGAGCTCGTGCACACCGGTCGCGCGCCCACCCGCGCCGTGCTCACCGCCGAGCTGGGCGTCACCCGGGCCACCGCCGGCGCGGTCGCCGCCGAGCTGGAGGCGCTCGGGCTGATCCGGGTCGACGCCCGGCCCGGCGCGGGAGCCGGTTCGCAGGGACGCCCCTCGCACCGGCTCGCGGTCGCCGAGGACGGGCCCGTCGTCCTCGCCGCACAGGTGCACGCCGACGGGTTCCGGGCGGCCCTGGTCGGGCTGGGCGGCCGGATCGTCGCCACCGCGCCCGGCTGCGAGACCGTCGACGCCGACCCCGCGAAGGTCCTGGGGTCCGTGGTGGAGGCCGGGGCCGACCTGCTGCGCACGACCGGGCGGCGCTGCGTCGGCGCGGGACTCGCCGTGCCGTCCGCGGTCGCCGAACCGGACGGACTCGCGCTCAACCCCCTGCACCTGGCGTGGCCCGTCGGCGCGCCCGTGCGCCGCATCTTCGCGGAGTGCGTGCGCGCGGCCCAGATCACCGGACCGGCGTTCGCGGGCAACGACGTCAACCTCGCCGCGCTCGCCGAGCACCGGCACGGCGCGGGCCGTGGTGCCCGGGACCTGCTGTGCGTGGCCACCGGGCATCGCGGTGTCGGTGGCGCGCTGGTCCTTGACGGGCGCCTGCACACCGGCAGTTCGGGCCTGGCGCTCGAGGTCGGCCACCTCACCGTCAACCCCGAGGGCCGCCCCTGCCACTGCGGCAGCCGCGGCTGCCTCGACGTCGAGGCCGATCCGCTGGCCTTCCTCACCGCCGCGGGACGGGCCCCCGGCCCCGAGGTCTCCCTGGTCCAGCAGGCCGACGACCTGATCCGCGACCACTACGCCGACTCCGCCGTCCGCACCGCCGCCGAAACCCTGATCGACCGGCTGGGCCTGGGCCTGGCCGGCCTGGTGAACATCCTCAACCCGGACCGCATCATCCTCGGCGGCCTGCACCGCACCCTGCTCGACGCCGACCCGGACCGCCTGCGCGCGGTCGTCGCCGACCGCAGCCTGTGGGGGCAGAGCGGCGGCGTCCCCATCCTGGCGTGCACCCTGGACCACAACAGCCTGGTCGGCGCGGCGGAACTGGCATGGCAGCCGGTGCTGGACGATCCGCTCGGCGCGCTGGTGGCCTGA
- a CDS encoding sugar isomerase — protein MTYVEDELASQPECWTRAAAEAGEHARALPEAGERVAIVGCGTSYFMAQAAAALREGSGQGETDAFAASEFPYGRPYDRVVALTRSGTTTEVLELLGKVRGRTRTSALTADAAAPVTAAADDVVVLDFADERSVVQTRFATTALTLLRAHLDLHTDDVVADARTALGTPLPEGLVDRTQFTFLGRGWTVGLANEAGLKMREASLAWTEAYPAMEYRHGPISITTRGTATWMFGEAPDGLAEQVRGTGGWWVAGGLDPLAELVRAQRLAVAVAAARGLDPDRPRHLTRSVILAP, from the coding sequence ATGACGTACGTCGAGGACGAGCTGGCCAGCCAGCCCGAGTGCTGGACACGGGCAGCGGCGGAAGCGGGCGAACATGCCCGGGCACTGCCGGAGGCGGGGGAGCGGGTCGCGATCGTCGGGTGCGGCACCTCGTACTTCATGGCGCAGGCCGCGGCGGCGCTGCGCGAGGGGTCGGGCCAGGGCGAGACCGACGCCTTCGCCGCCTCGGAGTTCCCGTACGGCCGCCCGTACGACCGGGTCGTCGCCCTCACCCGCTCCGGCACCACCACCGAAGTCCTCGAACTGCTGGGGAAGGTGAGGGGCCGTACGCGGACGAGCGCCCTCACCGCCGATGCCGCCGCGCCGGTCACGGCGGCCGCCGACGATGTCGTCGTGCTCGACTTCGCGGACGAACGGTCCGTCGTGCAGACCCGGTTCGCGACCACCGCGCTGACCCTGCTCCGCGCCCACCTCGACCTGCACACCGACGACGTCGTCGCCGACGCCCGTACCGCGCTCGGCACTCCGCTGCCGGAAGGGCTCGTCGACCGCACGCAGTTCACCTTCCTCGGGCGCGGCTGGACCGTGGGGCTGGCCAACGAGGCCGGACTGAAGATGCGCGAGGCCTCCCTCGCCTGGACCGAGGCCTACCCGGCGATGGAGTACCGGCACGGCCCCATCAGCATCACCACCCGGGGCACCGCGACCTGGATGTTCGGCGAGGCACCGGACGGGCTGGCCGAACAGGTGCGGGGAACCGGCGGGTGGTGGGTGGCGGGCGGCCTCGACCCGCTCGCCGAACTGGTCCGCGCCCAGCGGCTCGCCGTCGCCGTCGCCGCGGCCCGCGGCCTGGACCCCGACCGCCCGCGCCACCTCACCCGCTCGGTGATCCTCGCGCCCTGA
- a CDS encoding glycoside hydrolase family 15 protein, which produces MGGTPTDQYASGTYLPIAEHGLIGDLRSVALVGTDGTIDWYCCGAFDAPSVFASILDAERGGCFELAAAVPARTKQFYFPDTNVLITRFFTEDGVGEVQDFMPVDGGSVEAERHRLIRRVVCVRGSIPFRARVAPRFDYGAQPHTARMAGDVAVFESAELSLGLTATVPLEIDGLDARADFKLAEGESTVFALDQVGGAVTPRRCARAEAEEQFSSTVAYWRHWLSASKYRGRWREMVHRSALTLKLLTYAPTGAIVAAPTTSLPEQIGGERNWDYRYVWVRDAAFCVYALLRLGFTGEAEAFMKFLTRYVSPCDGGQSGPLQIMYGIDGRTDLPERELDHLEGHQGSAPVRVGNAAADQLQLDIYGALIDSIYLYDKWAEPISSDQWDDVCALVDWVCENWDQPDEGVWETRGGRKNFLYSRLMCWVAIERAIRMANRRGLPADLTRWRECRDTIYRRIMRRGWSEERQAFVQHEDGDVLDAAVLMMPLTKFIAPTDPKWLSTLDALTRELVSDSLVYRYDPVASPDGLRGDEGTFSICSFWYVEAMVHAGRVDEARLAFEKMLTYANHLGLYAEEISNTGEQQGNFPQAFTHLALISAAFNLDRALG; this is translated from the coding sequence ATGGGCGGAACACCGACGGACCAGTACGCCTCCGGGACGTATCTGCCGATCGCCGAGCACGGGCTGATCGGGGATCTGCGCAGTGTCGCCCTGGTGGGGACCGACGGCACGATCGACTGGTACTGCTGTGGCGCCTTCGACGCGCCGAGCGTCTTCGCCTCGATCCTGGACGCGGAGCGGGGCGGCTGCTTCGAACTTGCGGCGGCCGTGCCGGCCCGGACCAAGCAGTTCTACTTCCCCGACACCAACGTCCTGATCACCCGGTTCTTCACCGAGGACGGCGTCGGCGAGGTGCAGGACTTCATGCCGGTCGACGGCGGCTCGGTGGAGGCCGAGCGGCATCGGCTGATCCGGCGGGTGGTCTGCGTGCGCGGCTCCATTCCGTTCCGCGCACGCGTGGCACCGCGGTTCGACTACGGCGCCCAGCCGCACACCGCCCGCATGGCCGGCGACGTCGCGGTCTTCGAGTCCGCCGAGCTGTCGCTGGGGCTGACCGCGACCGTGCCGCTGGAGATCGACGGGCTGGACGCGCGGGCCGACTTCAAGCTGGCCGAGGGCGAGTCGACGGTGTTCGCGCTGGATCAGGTCGGCGGTGCGGTGACCCCGCGCCGGTGCGCGCGGGCCGAGGCCGAGGAGCAGTTCAGCAGCACGGTGGCGTACTGGCGGCACTGGCTGTCCGCGTCGAAGTACCGCGGCCGCTGGCGGGAGATGGTGCACCGCTCCGCCCTCACACTGAAGCTGCTGACCTACGCGCCGACGGGCGCCATCGTGGCCGCGCCGACGACGAGCCTGCCCGAGCAGATCGGCGGCGAACGCAACTGGGACTACCGCTACGTCTGGGTGCGCGACGCCGCCTTCTGCGTCTACGCGCTGCTGCGGCTGGGCTTCACCGGTGAGGCCGAGGCGTTCATGAAGTTCCTGACCCGGTACGTCAGTCCGTGCGACGGCGGGCAGTCCGGCCCGCTCCAGATCATGTACGGCATCGACGGCCGCACCGACCTCCCCGAGCGCGAGCTCGACCATCTGGAGGGACATCAGGGCTCCGCGCCGGTACGGGTCGGGAACGCCGCCGCCGACCAGCTGCAACTCGACATCTACGGCGCGCTCATCGACTCGATCTACCTCTACGACAAATGGGCCGAGCCGATCTCCAGCGACCAGTGGGACGACGTGTGCGCGCTGGTGGACTGGGTGTGCGAGAACTGGGACCAGCCGGACGAGGGCGTCTGGGAGACCCGCGGCGGCCGCAAGAATTTCCTGTACTCGCGGCTGATGTGCTGGGTGGCGATCGAGCGGGCGATCCGGATGGCCAATCGGCGTGGTCTGCCCGCCGACCTGACCCGCTGGCGGGAGTGCCGCGACACGATCTACCGGCGGATCATGCGGCGTGGCTGGTCCGAGGAGCGGCAGGCCTTCGTGCAGCACGAGGACGGCGACGTACTGGACGCGGCCGTGCTGATGATGCCGCTGACGAAGTTCATCGCCCCCACCGACCCCAAGTGGCTGTCCACGCTGGACGCGCTCACCCGGGAACTGGTCTCCGACTCGCTGGTCTACCGCTACGACCCGGTGGCCAGCCCCGACGGACTGCGCGGCGACGAGGGCACGTTCTCCATCTGCTCGTTCTGGTACGTCGAGGCCATGGTGCACGCCGGGCGGGTCGACGAGGCCCGGCTGGCCTTCGAGAAGATGCTCACCTACGCCAACCATCTGGGCCTGTACGCCGAGGAGATCAGCAACACCGGCGAGCAGCAGGGCAACTTCCCGCAGGCGTTCACCCATCTCGCGCTGATCAGCGCGGCGTTCAACCTGGACCGGGCCCTCGGCTGA
- a CDS encoding DUF4865 family protein — MHAMQYELTLPADYDMDIIRGRVSRVGHLLDDWEGLGFKAYLLRERGTHGSPVNQYAPFYLWNTMEGMNSFLWGGAFQRLSDDFGRPSVRQWTGVAYEAGGAVGPRARVAVRRRQPVPDGVQLAAFVEDAVGETARLAGEDGAVLAAAAVDTGRWELVHFSLWEDETPKADGDVFEVLHLSAPGRDRLSRGRQW; from the coding sequence GTGCACGCCATGCAGTACGAACTCACCCTGCCCGCCGACTACGACATGGACATCATCCGCGGCCGCGTCTCCCGCGTCGGGCATCTGCTCGACGACTGGGAGGGGCTCGGCTTCAAGGCGTACCTGTTGCGCGAGCGCGGCACGCACGGCTCGCCGGTGAACCAGTACGCGCCGTTCTATCTGTGGAACACCATGGAGGGGATGAATTCCTTCCTCTGGGGAGGCGCCTTTCAGAGGCTCAGCGACGACTTCGGGCGGCCCTCGGTGCGGCAGTGGACGGGAGTGGCGTACGAGGCGGGCGGCGCCGTCGGCCCGCGCGCGAGGGTGGCGGTGCGGCGTCGGCAACCCGTGCCGGACGGCGTGCAGTTGGCGGCCTTCGTGGAGGACGCCGTGGGCGAGACCGCACGGCTGGCCGGGGAGGACGGCGCGGTGCTCGCGGCGGCCGCCGTGGACACCGGTCGCTGGGAGCTGGTCCACTTCTCGCTCTGGGAGGACGAGACGCCCAAGGCGGACGGCGACGTGTTCGAGGTCCTGCATCTGTCGGCGCCGGGACGCGACCGCCTGTCACGGGGCCGGCAGTGGTGA
- a CDS encoding methyltransferase, with translation MTTPWGELALARFPEDPRERLRAWDASDEYLLKHLADQGTPLSGTVVVVGDRWGALVTALAAHRPVQITDSFLAQEATRANLGRNGVATGTVRLLTTQDPPPDRVDVLLVRVPKSLALLEDQLLRLAPAVHEGTVVVGTGMVKEIHTSTLRLFERILGPTRTSLAEKKARLIFCTPEPSREREPSVHPWPYTYTLPGGIGSVSGRTVVNHAGVFCADRLDIGTRFFLQHLPDTKGTRRVVDLGCGNGVVGTAVALANPEAEVLFVDESFQAVASAEATYKANGVPGHAEFRVGDGLAGVPAGSVDLALTNPPFHSHQTTTDATAWRMFSGARRALGPGGELWVIGNRHLGYHVKLRRLFGNSRLVASDAKFVVLKAVKE, from the coding sequence ATGACGACCCCCTGGGGCGAGCTCGCGCTGGCCCGTTTCCCCGAGGACCCGCGCGAGAGGCTGCGTGCCTGGGACGCCTCCGACGAGTACCTGCTGAAGCACCTCGCGGATCAGGGGACCCCGCTGTCCGGCACGGTCGTGGTGGTCGGTGACCGCTGGGGCGCGCTGGTCACGGCGCTCGCGGCGCACCGGCCGGTGCAGATCACCGACTCCTTCCTCGCTCAGGAGGCGACCCGGGCGAACCTCGGCCGCAACGGCGTCGCGACCGGCACCGTACGGCTGCTCACCACCCAGGATCCGCCGCCCGACCGCGTGGACGTCCTGCTGGTGCGCGTGCCGAAGAGCCTGGCCCTCCTGGAGGACCAGTTGCTGCGGCTGGCGCCCGCGGTGCACGAGGGCACGGTCGTCGTCGGCACCGGCATGGTGAAGGAGATCCACACCTCGACGCTGCGGCTGTTCGAGCGGATCCTCGGCCCGACCCGCACCTCGCTCGCCGAGAAGAAGGCCCGGCTGATCTTCTGCACGCCCGAGCCGTCACGGGAGCGGGAGCCGAGTGTCCATCCCTGGCCCTACACCTACACGCTCCCCGGCGGCATCGGCTCCGTCTCCGGCCGCACGGTCGTCAACCACGCGGGGGTCTTCTGCGCCGACCGCCTGGACATCGGCACCCGGTTCTTCCTCCAGCACCTGCCGGACACGAAGGGCACCCGCCGGGTCGTGGACCTCGGGTGCGGCAACGGCGTCGTCGGTACGGCGGTCGCGTTGGCCAACCCCGAGGCCGAGGTGCTGTTCGTGGACGAGTCGTTCCAGGCCGTGGCCTCGGCGGAGGCGACGTACAAGGCGAACGGCGTGCCGGGACACGCCGAGTTCCGGGTCGGGGACGGGCTGGCGGGGGTGCCGGCCGGCAGCGTCGACCTCGCCCTGACCAATCCGCCGTTCCACTCCCACCAGACGACGACGGACGCGACGGCGTGGCGGATGTTCTCCGGGGCGCGGCGTGCGCTGGGGCCGGGCGGCGAGCTGTGGGTGATCGGCAACCGTCACCTCGGGTACCACGTGAAGTTGCGGCGGCTGTTCGGCAACAGCCGACTCGTGGCGAGCGATGCGAAGTTCGTGGTGCTGAAGGCCGTCAAGGAGTAG